Proteins found in one Chlamydia pneumoniae TW-183 genomic segment:
- the ltuB gene encoding late transcription unit protein LtuB, translating into MGKPKKSRTDRALAQEIQKKSTEVLKKPARIKAKNRRKFLIAKEQKTLKHRAQEYDQLVRSLLDSQKKDTDKVLIFNYENGFVFTDKDHFSKYSIRL; encoded by the coding sequence ATGGGGAAGCCTAAGAAGAGCAGAACGGATAGGGCTTTGGCTCAGGAGATTCAAAAGAAATCAACGGAAGTGTTGAAGAAGCCTGCGCGGATAAAAGCTAAAAATCGTCGTAAATTTCTTATTGCTAAGGAACAGAAAACTCTTAAACACCGTGCTCAAGAATACGATCAGTTAGTTCGCTCTCTCTTAGATTCTCAGAAGAAGGACACCGATAAAGTTTTGATTTTCAATTATGAGAATGGGTTTGTTTTTACTGACAAGGACCATTTTAGTAAGTACTCTATCCGTCTTTAG
- a CDS encoding menaquinone biosynthesis decarboxylase — translation MSFLRRHISLFRSQKQLIDVFAPVSPNLELAEIHRRVIEDQGPALLFHNVIGSSFPVLTNLFGTKHRVDQLFSQAPDNLIARVAHLISSTPKLSSLWKSRDLLKRISSLGLKKARFRRFPFVSMSSVNLDHLPLLTSWPEDGGAFLTLPLVYTESPTLTTPNLGMYRVQRFNQNTMGLHFQIQKGGGMHLYEAEQKKQNLPVSVFLSGNPFLTLSAIAPLPENVSELLFATFLQGAKLLYKKTNDHPHPLLYDAEFILVGESPAGKRRPEGPFGDHFGYYSLQHDFPEFHCHKIYHRKDAIYPATVVGKPYQEDFYIGNKLQEYLSPLFPLVMPGVRRLKSYGESGFHALTAAVVKERYWRESLTTALRILGEGQLSLTKFLMVTDQEVPLDRFSVVLETILERLQPDRDLIIFSETANDTLDYTGPSLNKGSKGIFMGIGKAIRDLPHGYQGGKIHGVQDIAPFCRGCLVLETSLEDRCIKSLLHHPDLKSWPLIILADNLRETIQSEKDFLWRTFTRCAPANDLHALHSHFATHRPNYNFPFVIDALMKPSYPKEVEVDPSTKQKVSERWHAYFPNKETFYI, via the coding sequence ATGTCTTTCTTAAGGCGTCATATTTCTCTTTTTCGTTCACAAAAACAACTTATTGATGTTTTTGCTCCCGTAAGTCCTAACCTCGAGTTAGCTGAGATTCATCGTCGTGTTATTGAAGATCAAGGCCCTGCCCTTCTTTTTCATAATGTCATCGGATCGTCATTCCCAGTCCTGACCAATCTCTTTGGAACAAAACATCGTGTAGACCAACTTTTTTCTCAAGCTCCTGATAACCTCATCGCTCGAGTTGCCCACCTTATTTCTTCTACACCAAAGCTTTCTTCTCTATGGAAATCTCGGGATCTATTAAAAAGAATAAGCTCTTTAGGGCTCAAAAAAGCTCGATTCCGTCGCTTTCCTTTTGTTTCTATGTCCTCAGTTAACTTAGATCACCTTCCCTTACTCACAAGCTGGCCTGAAGATGGTGGAGCCTTTCTCACACTTCCTCTTGTCTATACGGAATCGCCGACTCTTACTACACCCAATCTTGGGATGTATCGCGTGCAACGGTTCAATCAAAACACCATGGGCCTCCATTTTCAAATCCAGAAGGGCGGAGGGATGCATCTGTATGAAGCAGAGCAAAAAAAGCAAAACCTTCCTGTTTCGGTATTTTTGTCTGGAAACCCCTTTTTAACCCTTTCTGCGATTGCCCCCCTACCTGAGAATGTCTCGGAACTTCTCTTTGCTACCTTCCTCCAAGGAGCGAAGCTCCTTTATAAAAAAACAAACGACCATCCCCACCCTCTACTCTACGATGCGGAATTCATCCTGGTCGGAGAATCTCCGGCCGGGAAACGTCGTCCTGAAGGTCCTTTTGGCGATCATTTCGGATACTACAGTCTCCAACATGACTTCCCTGAATTCCACTGTCATAAAATCTATCACAGAAAAGATGCAATCTATCCTGCTACAGTAGTCGGCAAACCCTACCAAGAAGATTTTTATATAGGGAACAAACTCCAAGAATACCTCTCCCCTTTATTTCCGTTAGTTATGCCTGGTGTGCGTAGACTTAAAAGTTACGGAGAATCAGGGTTTCATGCACTGACTGCGGCTGTCGTTAAAGAACGCTATTGGAGAGAATCTCTAACCACAGCTCTTAGAATTCTTGGAGAGGGCCAACTTTCCCTAACGAAATTCCTAATGGTCACAGACCAAGAGGTGCCTCTCGACAGGTTCTCCGTGGTTCTAGAAACCATTTTAGAGCGTCTACAGCCAGACCGAGATCTTATTATTTTCTCAGAAACTGCAAACGATACGTTAGACTATACAGGACCAAGCTTAAATAAGGGCTCCAAGGGAATCTTCATGGGAATAGGAAAAGCCATCCGAGACCTTCCCCATGGATATCAGGGAGGAAAAATCCATGGAGTTCAAGACATCGCTCCCTTTTGTCGTGGTTGCCTAGTGTTGGAAACATCCCTCGAGGACCGATGTATTAAATCTCTCCTTCACCATCCAGATCTAAAATCATGGCCTCTGATTATCCTTGCCGATAATCTGAGAGAAACCATTCAAAGTGAAAAAGATTTTCTCTGGAGGACCTTCACACGATGTGCCCCAGCAAATGATCTTCACGCGCTCCACAGCCATTTTGCTACTCACCGTCCTAATTACAACTTTCCCTTCGTTATCGATGCCCTGATGAAGCCTTCCTATCCTAAAGAAGTAGAGGTCGACCCATCTACAAAACAAAAGGTTTCCGAACGATGGCACGCATATTTCCCCAATAAAGAAACTTTTTATATTTAA
- the dnaN gene encoding DNA polymerase III subunit beta: MKFVVSRNELGNLIKKIQSVVPQNTPIPVLTHVLIETYNDELVFTATDLTVSTRCVTKAKVYEKGAISIPSKRFFQLVKELTEANLEISSSAGEMAQITSGSSCFRLLSMEKEDFPMLPDIQNALRFSLPAEQLKTMLQRTSFAVSREESRYVLTGVLLAIANGVATIVGTDGKRLAKIDAEVTLDKSFSGEYIIPIKAVEEIIKMCSDEGEATIFLDQDKIAVECDNTLLITKLLSGEFPDFSPVISTESNVKLDLHREELITLLKQVALFTNESSHSVKFSFLPGELTLTANCTKVGEGKVSMAVNYSGELLEIAFNPFFFLDILKHSKDELVSLGISDSYNPGIITDSASGLFVIMPMRLHDD; this comes from the coding sequence ATGAAATTCGTTGTATCCCGAAATGAGCTAGGAAACCTTATCAAAAAAATTCAAAGTGTCGTCCCTCAAAACACACCTATTCCAGTACTCACCCATGTTTTGATTGAAACTTATAATGATGAATTAGTTTTCACTGCTACGGATCTGACAGTGAGCACACGTTGCGTCACCAAAGCTAAAGTCTATGAGAAAGGCGCTATTTCCATTCCCTCCAAGAGATTTTTTCAATTAGTAAAAGAATTAACAGAGGCAAATTTAGAAATTTCCTCTTCAGCAGGGGAAATGGCACAAATCACCTCGGGATCTTCATGCTTTCGCCTACTCAGCATGGAAAAAGAAGACTTCCCCATGCTCCCTGATATACAAAATGCTTTGCGTTTTTCCTTGCCTGCAGAGCAGCTAAAAACCATGCTACAGAGAACTTCATTCGCTGTATCTAGAGAAGAAAGCCGCTATGTTCTTACTGGAGTCCTGCTTGCTATCGCCAATGGCGTGGCTACCATCGTAGGGACTGACGGAAAGCGTTTAGCAAAAATAGATGCTGAAGTTACTTTAGATAAAAGTTTTTCTGGGGAATATATTATTCCTATCAAAGCAGTAGAAGAAATTATAAAGATGTGCTCCGATGAAGGTGAAGCTACGATCTTCTTGGATCAAGATAAGATTGCGGTTGAATGTGACAATACTCTCCTGATCACAAAACTTCTTTCTGGAGAATTTCCAGATTTCTCCCCCGTCATATCTACAGAAAGCAACGTAAAACTCGATCTGCATCGCGAAGAACTAATTACTCTGCTCAAACAAGTGGCTTTATTTACAAATGAGTCCTCTCACTCCGTGAAGTTTTCTTTCTTACCCGGAGAGCTCACTCTAACAGCCAACTGTACTAAGGTGGGTGAAGGAAAGGTAAGCATGGCTGTAAATTATTCTGGCGAACTCCTAGAAATTGCCTTTAATCCCTTTTTCTTTTTAGATATCCTGAAGCATAGTAAGGATGAATTAGTCAGCTTAGGGATCTCGGATTCCTATAATCCTGGAATCATTACCGATTCTGCCTCAGGATTATTTGTCATCATGCCTATGAGGCTACATGATGATTAA
- a CDS encoding FAD:protein FMN transferase, translating into MAMLPKFFLVLLCLGLCSCSQKTTTIEGEQMTIFYRIVLGTSLSAKEKASLSQQIDRCFHKIDSIYNNWNPYSELSIINRAPADVPITLSVELSEFLDQVDTLYKLSEGRFDPTVGPLKTLWLLHLKSQTLPPKDVWEQHYKDMGWQHLEFQSNTKTLIKKNPHVQIDLCGVVKGYAVDCLNEICNTFCPNNYVEWGGEIKTSGHHPSGRPWRIFSEAAGTILDIDDMAIATSGNHIQKWCVEGKIYTHILDTRTGKPLELSSYPIQSVSVVHPSCAYADAIATVLMTFDSKIEAKQWAEEHHILTYINDGASS; encoded by the coding sequence ATGGCGATGTTACCAAAATTTTTCTTAGTTCTTTTATGTCTTGGACTCTGTTCATGCTCTCAAAAAACGACAACAATCGAAGGAGAGCAGATGACAATCTTCTATCGCATTGTTCTGGGAACCTCTTTATCCGCAAAAGAAAAAGCATCTTTATCCCAACAAATTGATAGATGCTTTCATAAGATCGACTCGATTTATAACAACTGGAATCCCTATTCTGAACTCTCGATAATCAACCGAGCTCCAGCAGATGTCCCCATAACTTTATCTGTAGAACTTTCCGAGTTTCTAGATCAGGTAGATACACTTTACAAACTTTCAGAAGGACGTTTTGACCCTACTGTAGGACCTTTAAAAACCCTATGGCTTCTACATCTCAAAAGTCAAACCCTCCCCCCTAAAGACGTTTGGGAACAACATTATAAAGACATGGGCTGGCAACACTTGGAGTTTCAGTCAAACACAAAAACTCTAATCAAAAAGAATCCTCATGTTCAAATCGACCTCTGTGGTGTTGTCAAAGGTTATGCCGTAGATTGTCTAAATGAAATTTGCAATACCTTTTGTCCGAACAACTATGTAGAGTGGGGAGGAGAGATCAAAACGTCAGGGCATCATCCCTCGGGAAGACCTTGGCGTATTTTTTCTGAAGCAGCAGGTACGATCTTAGATATCGATGATATGGCAATTGCAACAAGTGGAAATCATATTCAAAAATGGTGTGTTGAAGGAAAAATTTACACCCATATTCTTGATACTCGTACAGGGAAACCCCTAGAGCTAAGCTCCTATCCTATCCAAAGTGTTTCAGTAGTCCATCCGAGCTGCGCATACGCCGACGCTATTGCCACAGTCCTCATGACTTTTGATTCTAAAATAGAAGCAAAACAGTGGGCTGAAGAACACCATATCCTAACCTATATCAATGATGGCGCCTCTTCATAG
- the folD gene encoding bifunctional methylenetetrahydrofolate dehydrogenase/methenyltetrahydrofolate cyclohydrolase FolD gives MLLRGIPAAEKILQRLKEEISQSPTSPGLAVVLIGNDPASEVYVGMKVKKATEIGIISKAHKLPSDSTLSSVLKLIERLNQDPSIHGILVQLPLPKHLDSEVILQAISPDKDVDGLHPVNMGKLLLGNFDGLLPCTPAGIIELLNYYEIPLRGRHAAIVGRSNIVGKPLAALMMQKHPQTNCTVTVLHSQSENLPEILKTADIIIAALGAPLFIKETMVAPHAVIVDVGTTRVPADNAKGYTLLGDVDFNNVVTKCAAITPVPGGVGPMTVAMLMSNTWRCYQNFS, from the coding sequence ATGTTACTGAGAGGGATTCCTGCAGCTGAAAAAATCCTTCAGAGACTCAAAGAGGAAATCTCACAAAGTCCTACCTCTCCGGGGCTTGCTGTGGTCCTGATTGGCAATGACCCCGCATCTGAGGTGTACGTTGGCATGAAAGTCAAAAAAGCTACAGAAATCGGAATTATCTCCAAAGCGCACAAGTTACCCTCTGACTCTACCCTCTCCTCAGTCCTTAAGCTCATAGAACGATTGAATCAAGATCCTAGCATCCACGGCATCCTCGTGCAACTTCCCTTGCCCAAACACTTGGACAGCGAAGTGATTCTCCAAGCGATCTCCCCAGACAAAGATGTGGACGGGCTTCACCCTGTGAACATGGGAAAGTTGCTCCTTGGAAATTTTGATGGACTTCTACCCTGCACTCCTGCAGGAATTATTGAACTCCTGAACTATTATGAAATTCCTCTTCGAGGCCGCCATGCCGCTATTGTAGGGAGAAGCAACATCGTGGGGAAACCCTTAGCGGCCCTCATGATGCAAAAGCATCCTCAAACTAACTGTACAGTCACAGTTCTTCATAGCCAGTCGGAAAACCTCCCAGAAATCTTAAAGACAGCTGATATCATTATTGCTGCTCTAGGAGCACCGCTTTTTATAAAGGAAACTATGGTAGCCCCACATGCTGTGATCGTAGATGTAGGAACAACAAGAGTCCCTGCAGACAATGCGAAAGGCTATACTCTTCTTGGAGATGTAGATTTTAATAACGTTGTGACAAAATGCGCAGCAATCACTCCAGTTCCTGGAGGCGTTGGTCCCATGACTGTCGCTATGCTCATGAGCAATACATGGCGATGTTACCAAAATTTTTCTTAG
- the smpB gene encoding SsrA-binding protein SmpB — MAQKEIVSNRKALRNYEVIETLEAGIVLTGTEIKSLRDHGGNLGDAYVIVSKGEGWLLNASIAPYRFGNIYNHEERRKRKLLLHRYELRKLEGKIAQKGMTLIPLGMLLSRGYVKVRLGCCRGKKAYDKRRTIIEREKEREVAAAMKRRHH; from the coding sequence ATGGCACAAAAAGAAATTGTTTCTAATCGCAAGGCTCTGCGTAACTATGAAGTTATAGAGACTTTAGAAGCAGGCATCGTTTTGACTGGGACTGAGATTAAGTCGTTGCGCGATCATGGGGGAAACCTCGGTGATGCTTATGTCATTGTTTCTAAAGGTGAGGGGTGGTTATTAAACGCGAGTATTGCTCCCTATCGGTTTGGAAATATCTATAACCATGAGGAGCGTCGTAAACGTAAACTCCTTCTTCATAGATATGAACTTCGTAAGTTAGAGGGTAAGATTGCTCAAAAGGGCATGACTTTGATTCCTCTGGGAATGTTGCTGAGTCGCGGCTATGTTAAGGTACGTTTGGGTTGTTGTCGTGGGAAAAAAGCTTATGATAAGCGTCGTACGATCATAGAAAGAGAAAAGGAACGTGAAGTTGCCGCTGCTATGAAGAGGCGCCATCATTGA
- a CDS encoding phospholipase D-like domain-containing protein, whose amino-acid sequence MNKRQKDKLKICVIISTLILVGIFARAPRGDTFKTFLKSEEAIIYSNQCNKDMRKILCDAIEHADEEIFLRIYNLSEPKIQQSLTRQAQAKNKVTIYYQKFKIPQILKQASNVTLVEQPPAGRKLMHQKALSIDKKDAWLGSANYTNLSLRLDNNLILGMHSSELCDLIITNTSGDFSIKDQTGKYFVLPQDRKIAIQAVLEKIQTAQKTIQVAMFALTHSEIIQALHQAKQRGIHVDIIIDRSHSKLTFKQLRQLNINKDFVSINTAPCTLHHKFAVIDNKTLLAGSINWSKGRFSLNDESLIILENLTKQQNQKLRMIWKDLAKHSEHPTVDDEEKEIIEKSLPVEEQEAA is encoded by the coding sequence ATGAATAAAAGACAAAAAGATAAATTAAAAATCTGTGTTATTATTAGCACGTTGATTTTAGTAGGAATTTTTGCAAGAGCTCCTCGTGGTGACACTTTTAAGACTTTTTTAAAGTCTGAAGAAGCTATCATCTACTCAAATCAATGCAATAAGGACATGCGTAAAATTCTATGCGATGCTATAGAACACGCTGATGAAGAGATCTTCCTACGTATTTATAACCTCTCAGAACCCAAGATCCAACAGAGTTTAACTCGACAAGCTCAAGCAAAAAACAAAGTTACGATCTACTATCAAAAATTTAAAATTCCCCAAATCTTAAAGCAAGCCAGCAATGTAACTTTAGTCGAGCAACCTCCAGCAGGGCGTAAACTGATGCATCAAAAAGCTCTTTCCATAGATAAGAAAGATGCTTGGCTAGGATCTGCGAACTACACCAATCTTTCTCTACGTTTAGATAATAATCTCATTCTAGGAATGCATAGCTCGGAGCTCTGTGATCTCATTATCACAAATACCTCTGGAGACTTTTCTATAAAGGATCAAACAGGAAAGTATTTTGTTCTTCCTCAAGATCGTAAAATTGCAATACAAGCTGTACTCGAAAAAATCCAGACAGCTCAGAAAACCATCCAAGTTGCTATGTTTGCTCTGACCCACTCGGAGATTATTCAAGCCTTACATCAAGCAAAACAACGAGGAATCCATGTAGATATTATCATTGATAGAAGTCATAGCAAACTTACTTTTAAGCAATTACGACAATTAAATATCAATAAAGACTTTGTTTCTATAAATACCGCACCCTGTACTCTTCACCATAAGTTTGCAGTTATAGATAATAAAACTCTACTTGCAGGATCTATAAATTGGTCTAAAGGAAGATTCTCCTTAAATGATGAAAGCTTGATCATACTGGAAAACCTGACCAAACAACAAAATCAGAAACTTCGAATGATTTGGAAAGATCTAGCTAAGCATTCAGAACATCCTACAGTAGACGATGAAGAAAAAGAAATTATAGAAAAAAGTCTTCCAGTAGAAGAGCAAGAAGCAGCGTGA